Proteins from one Sphingobium herbicidovorans genomic window:
- a CDS encoding DUF2933 domain-containing protein has protein sequence MGEHDHRMRKRGKIVLIGFLLVASFFLITEHTAHFLGVLPYLILLACPLMHLFMHHGQGGHQHGHEPGQAPAGLPANPNGRIEGESR, from the coding sequence ATGGGCGAACATGACCATCGCATGCGCAAGCGCGGCAAGATCGTTCTGATCGGCTTCCTGCTCGTCGCCAGCTTCTTCCTCATTACCGAGCATACCGCGCACTTCCTGGGTGTGCTGCCCTATCTCATCCTGCTCGCCTGCCCGCTCATGCACCTGTTCATGCACCACGGCCAAGGTGGGCATCAGCATGGCCATGAGCCCGGCCAGGCACCCGCCGGCTTGCCGGCCAATCCCAACGGCCGCATCGAAGGAGAGTCGCGATGA
- a CDS encoding MBL fold metallo-hydrolase RNA specificity domain-containing protein: MHKRKKRHHSRNQSGVTVLEREARIDLAKRPADGLGVAFLGASGTVTGSRYLVDDGETQIVVDSGLFQGPRDLRRLNWAPIPPEVADVGQVLLTHAHLDHSGALPRMARLGWDGTVLATRATAALCELLLPDSGHLQEKDAEFANRHGFSRHQPALPLYTQADARLALQLFRPIEFGAWHAVTDGIRVRYHRAGHILGAASIEIDWKGRTILFSGDIGRYGDSVMKDPEPPARADYVLVESTYGDRRHEQVDPTKTLGDHVERCVERGGTVVIPAFAVGRVQSLLYHFSRLRAQGRLRDIPIFLDSPMAINASGLMCDFMDEHRLARAECEAACSVAHYVREVEESKELTANPAPKVIISASGMATGGRVLHHLKRFAPDGKNLILFSGFQAAGTRGAAMIGGARTIKIHGEYIPVEAEVANLTMLSAHADSDELMRWLGSLHEAPRHVYVTHGEPTGAHVLAKRVSEELGWACSVPALGSWGMLA, from the coding sequence ATGCACAAGAGAAAGAAACGGCACCATTCCCGCAACCAGTCCGGCGTGACCGTCCTCGAGCGCGAAGCAAGGATCGATCTGGCTAAGCGCCCGGCCGATGGTCTCGGCGTCGCCTTTCTCGGCGCATCGGGAACGGTCACAGGGTCGCGTTATCTGGTGGACGATGGTGAAACTCAGATCGTTGTCGATTCCGGCCTGTTTCAAGGACCCAGGGATCTGCGCCGCCTTAATTGGGCGCCAATTCCACCCGAAGTCGCCGATGTCGGCCAAGTCCTGCTGACCCACGCTCATCTCGATCACTCGGGCGCGCTACCGCGCATGGCGCGCCTGGGCTGGGACGGTACCGTCCTTGCCACCCGGGCGACCGCGGCCCTGTGCGAGCTCCTTCTTCCCGACAGCGGTCATCTGCAGGAAAAGGATGCGGAGTTCGCCAACCGGCACGGCTTCTCCAGGCACCAGCCGGCGCTGCCGCTCTACACCCAGGCTGACGCGCGTCTGGCATTGCAGCTCTTCCGGCCGATCGAGTTCGGAGCGTGGCATGCAGTCACGGACGGCATCAGGGTGCGCTATCATCGCGCCGGCCACATCCTCGGCGCGGCGTCGATCGAGATCGACTGGAAGGGGCGGACAATCCTCTTCTCAGGCGACATCGGCCGTTACGGCGATTCGGTGATGAAAGATCCCGAGCCGCCCGCGCGCGCCGACTATGTCCTGGTGGAATCGACCTATGGCGATCGGCGCCACGAGCAGGTCGATCCGACAAAGACGCTTGGAGATCATGTCGAACGATGCGTCGAGAGAGGAGGGACGGTGGTGATCCCGGCCTTCGCCGTGGGACGGGTCCAGTCGCTTCTCTATCATTTCTCGCGTCTGCGCGCGCAGGGACGCCTCCGCGACATCCCGATCTTCCTCGACAGCCCGATGGCGATCAACGCGAGCGGGCTGATGTGCGATTTCATGGACGAGCATCGCCTGGCCCGCGCCGAGTGCGAAGCGGCGTGCAGCGTCGCGCACTATGTGCGCGAAGTGGAGGAATCCAAGGAACTCACCGCCAACCCCGCCCCAAAGGTCATCATCTCGGCCAGCGGAATGGCAACGGGCGGCCGCGTGCTCCACCATCTCAAGCGCTTCGCGCCGGATGGGAAGAACCTCATCCTCTTCTCGGGCTTCCAGGCGGCGGGCACCCGCGGCGCCGCCATGATCGGCGGCGCCCGGACGATCAAGATCCACGGCGAGTATATCCCGGTCGAAGCCGAGGTCGCCAACCTGACGATGCTCTCGGCGCATGCCGACAGCGACGAGCTCATGCGCTGGCTCGGCTCGCTGCACGAGGCCCCGCGCCACGTCTATGTCACCCATGGCGAGCCGACCGGCGCCCACGTCCTGGCGAAGCGTGTCTCGGAGGAACTGGGCTGGGCATGCAGCGTACCGGCGCTGGGTAGCTGGGGCATGCTCGCGTGA
- a CDS encoding thymidine phosphorylase family protein: MKPGIIENAEAESVATTLRARRIGLSGAGSDLIAVMRHDCPVCRSEGLASRAQVALRAGGREIVVSLLHSSAETPAPGEIGLSESAWQRLGVSEGDPVEIAHAQPLASLAEVRRRIYGNRLSDGAFSAIITDIAERRYSDVHLSAFVTACSAVPLDTDETISLTRAMVDVGERLQWPGTVIVDKHSVGGLPGNRTTPIIVSIMAAEGLIMPKTSSRAITSPAGTADTMEVLAPVDLDVSAIRKVVEREGGCIAWGGAVNLSPADDVIIGVERVLDIDAVGQMVASVLSKKIAAGATHLVIDIPVGPTAKVRGADAADTLERALSSVAQAFGLRTRVMRGPGAEPIGRGIGPALEAQDILAVLQGQPGAEDLAHRACELAGGLLELADAAPAGEGYARARACLESGRAWAKFQRICEAQGGMRAPPVARFQQDMIAPYSGRLVSIDNRKLATVAKLAGAPMAKAAGVALQCRLNQMVDAGAPLCTIHAESPGELDYAAAYAVSDGPIFGIEAL, encoded by the coding sequence GTGAAGCCCGGGATCATCGAGAACGCCGAAGCAGAGTCTGTCGCGACGACGCTGCGGGCACGCCGCATCGGCCTGTCGGGTGCCGGTAGCGATCTGATCGCGGTCATGCGCCACGACTGTCCCGTCTGCCGCTCGGAAGGTCTTGCGTCCCGCGCGCAGGTCGCGCTGCGCGCCGGCGGGCGGGAAATCGTCGTCTCGCTGCTGCACAGTTCCGCGGAGACTCCAGCGCCCGGCGAGATCGGCCTCTCGGAATCCGCATGGCAGCGGCTCGGCGTCAGCGAGGGCGATCCGGTCGAGATCGCGCACGCCCAGCCTCTCGCCTCGCTCGCCGAAGTGCGTCGGCGTATCTATGGCAATCGTCTCAGTGACGGGGCTTTTTCAGCGATCATCACCGACATCGCCGAGCGACGCTATAGCGATGTCCATCTCTCGGCATTCGTCACGGCCTGCTCAGCGGTCCCGCTCGATACGGACGAAACGATCAGCCTGACCAGGGCGATGGTCGATGTCGGCGAGCGATTGCAGTGGCCCGGAACGGTCATCGTCGACAAGCATAGCGTCGGTGGATTGCCGGGCAATCGCACCACGCCGATCATCGTCTCGATCATGGCCGCGGAGGGCCTGATCATGCCCAAGACATCGTCGCGGGCGATCACCTCGCCGGCCGGCACGGCGGACACGATGGAGGTGCTGGCACCTGTCGACCTCGACGTTTCCGCAATCCGCAAGGTGGTCGAGCGCGAAGGCGGCTGCATCGCCTGGGGCGGCGCCGTCAACCTCAGCCCTGCCGACGATGTGATCATCGGCGTGGAACGGGTGCTCGATATCGATGCCGTCGGGCAGATGGTCGCCTCGGTGCTGTCCAAGAAAATCGCGGCCGGTGCGACCCATCTGGTCATCGACATCCCGGTCGGGCCGACCGCCAAGGTACGCGGAGCCGATGCCGCCGACACGCTCGAGCGGGCGCTGAGCTCTGTCGCCCAAGCCTTCGGGCTTCGCACGCGCGTGATGCGCGGCCCCGGCGCCGAGCCGATCGGACGGGGCATCGGTCCGGCGCTCGAGGCGCAGGATATCCTTGCCGTGCTCCAGGGGCAGCCGGGCGCCGAGGATCTCGCCCACCGGGCCTGCGAGCTGGCGGGAGGACTGCTTGAGCTCGCGGACGCAGCCCCGGCCGGCGAAGGCTATGCGCGTGCGCGGGCGTGCCTCGAAAGCGGCCGGGCCTGGGCCAAGTTCCAACGTATCTGCGAAGCGCAGGGCGGCATGCGGGCTCCACCGGTCGCCCGGTTCCAACAGGATATGATCGCTCCCTATAGCGGCCGCCTGGTGAGTATCGACAATCGCAAGCTCGCGACGGTCGCGAAGCTTGCCGGCGCGCCGATGGCCAAGGCCGCCGGCGTCGCGCTGCAGTGTCGGCTGAACCAGATGGTGGATGCCGGGGCTCCCTTGTGCACCATTCATGCCGAGAGCCCGGGCGAGCTCGATTATGCGGCGGCCTATGCGGTGAGCGACGGGCCGATCTTCGGGATTGAAGCGCTATGA
- a CDS encoding response regulator transcription factor: MESKRVVHVIDDEETIRKAVGFTLRTAGFAVETYGSGVDFLKIADEAERGSIVLDMHMPDMNGLQVQAALTQMDISMPVVMLTGNGDIALAVQAMKAGAVDFLAKPIERPLLLDAIDRAFARIDTAEGRALEEAEACRQVDLLTPRERDVLEGLAQGLPNKTIAYDLGISSRTVEVHRASIMSKLGVRTLAETLRIAFAAGMGRPL, from the coding sequence ATGGAGAGCAAGCGCGTCGTTCATGTCATTGATGACGAAGAAACAATCAGGAAAGCTGTAGGATTCACATTAAGGACAGCGGGATTTGCCGTCGAGACCTATGGCTCGGGAGTCGACTTTCTGAAAATTGCAGATGAAGCTGAAAGAGGTAGCATCGTTCTCGACATGCACATGCCGGACATGAACGGTCTACAGGTTCAGGCAGCGCTGACGCAGATGGATATAAGCATGCCAGTCGTGATGCTGACCGGCAACGGAGACATTGCGCTTGCTGTCCAAGCGATGAAGGCGGGTGCTGTCGATTTCCTGGCCAAACCTATCGAACGGCCGCTGCTGCTCGATGCGATAGACCGAGCGTTCGCGCGCATCGACACGGCCGAGGGGCGCGCTCTCGAAGAAGCCGAGGCATGCCGACAGGTCGATCTACTGACACCGCGCGAACGGGATGTTCTCGAAGGCCTTGCGCAAGGCCTTCCGAACAAGACCATCGCCTATGATCTGGGCATTTCTTCACGGACGGTCGAAGTCCATCGCGCGAGCATCATGTCCAAGCTTGGAGTCCGTACCCTTGCCGAAACCTTGCGGATCGCCTTTGCGGCTGGAATGGGAAGGCCGCTGTAG
- a CDS encoding oleate hydratase, translating into MHYSSGNYEAFVRPRKPEGADRKTAWFVGSGLAGLAGAAFLIRDGGVAGEHITILEELHIPGGALDGLDVPEKGFVIRGGREMEEHFECLWDLYRSIPSLEIEDASVLDEFYRLNKDDPNFSLQRVTQNQGQDVPDKALLTLGDRARRDLISVFLATREEMENKRINEVFGDDFLRSNFWLYWRTMFAFEEWHSALEMKLYLHRFIHHIGSLADFSSLKFNRYNQYESMVLPLVKWLQDRGVRFRYGVEVTDVDFDIQPGRKQATRIAWIENGVEGGVDLGADDLVFITIGSLTENSDNGDHHTPARLNEGPAPAWDLWRRIAAKDPAFGRPDVFGSHIPETKWASATITTLDARIPAYIRKIAKRDPFSGTVVTGGIITVKDSSWLLSWTVSRQPHFRKQPKDQIVAWFYALFVDRPGDYVKKPMQDCTGEEITQEWLYHLGVPVEDIPGLAATGAKTVPVMMPYITAFFMPRQAGDRPDVVPEGAVNFAFVGQFAESKQRDCIFTTEYSVRTPMEAVYTLMKVERGVPEVFNSTYDIRTLLAAIGPLRDGKGIDIPGPSFLRKLLMTKLEGTEIAQLLEEFHLLSR; encoded by the coding sequence ATGCACTATAGTAGCGGGAACTACGAAGCTTTCGTGCGGCCCCGCAAACCTGAGGGCGCTGACAGGAAGACGGCCTGGTTCGTCGGCTCGGGTCTTGCGGGACTGGCAGGCGCGGCGTTCCTGATCCGCGACGGCGGCGTCGCCGGCGAGCATATTACCATCCTTGAGGAGTTGCATATTCCCGGCGGCGCGCTCGACGGCCTCGACGTCCCCGAAAAGGGGTTCGTCATCCGCGGAGGGCGCGAGATGGAGGAGCATTTCGAATGCCTCTGGGATCTCTATCGCTCGATCCCGTCGCTGGAGATCGAGGATGCGAGTGTGCTCGACGAATTCTACCGGCTCAACAAGGACGATCCGAATTTCTCGCTGCAGCGCGTCACGCAGAACCAGGGCCAGGATGTGCCCGACAAGGCTTTGCTGACACTCGGCGATCGCGCGCGAAGAGATCTGATCTCCGTCTTCCTCGCGACGCGGGAGGAGATGGAGAACAAGCGGATCAACGAAGTCTTCGGCGATGATTTCCTCAGGAGCAACTTCTGGCTCTACTGGCGCACCATGTTCGCCTTCGAGGAATGGCATTCCGCGCTCGAGATGAAGCTCTATCTGCATCGCTTCATCCACCATATCGGCAGTCTGGCGGATTTTTCCTCGCTCAAGTTCAACCGCTACAACCAATATGAATCGATGGTCCTGCCGTTGGTCAAATGGTTGCAGGATCGCGGTGTGAGATTTCGCTACGGCGTCGAGGTCACCGACGTCGATTTCGACATCCAGCCCGGCCGCAAGCAGGCGACCCGGATTGCCTGGATCGAAAACGGCGTCGAAGGCGGCGTCGATCTCGGCGCCGATGATCTCGTCTTCATCACTATCGGATCGCTGACCGAAAATTCCGACAATGGCGATCATCATACACCGGCCAGGCTGAATGAGGGGCCGGCGCCGGCCTGGGACCTGTGGCGCCGGATCGCGGCCAAGGACCCGGCCTTTGGTCGTCCCGACGTGTTTGGATCCCATATCCCGGAAACCAAATGGGCGTCGGCGACCATCACCACGCTCGACGCGCGCATTCCGGCGTACATTCGCAAGATTGCCAAGCGCGATCCGTTCAGCGGCACGGTGGTGACCGGCGGCATCATCACGGTCAAGGACTCGAGCTGGCTGCTGAGCTGGACGGTGAGCCGGCAACCCCACTTCAGGAAACAGCCGAAGGACCAGATCGTCGCCTGGTTCTATGCCTTGTTCGTCGACCGACCCGGCGACTATGTGAAGAAGCCGATGCAGGACTGTACGGGCGAGGAGATCACGCAGGAATGGCTTTATCATCTCGGCGTGCCGGTCGAGGACATCCCCGGCCTCGCCGCGACGGGGGCGAAGACCGTGCCGGTGATGATGCCCTACATCACCGCCTTCTTCATGCCGCGCCAGGCCGGCGACCGGCCGGACGTGGTGCCCGAGGGCGCGGTCAACTTCGCCTTTGTCGGCCAGTTTGCCGAGTCGAAGCAGCGTGATTGTATCTTCACGACGGAATATTCGGTGCGCACGCCGATGGAGGCCGTCTACACGCTGATGAAGGTCGAACGCGGCGTGCCCGAAGTGTTCAACTCAACCTATGATATCCGCACGCTTCTGGCCGCAATCGGGCCGCTCAGGGATGGCAAAGGGATCGACATTCCCGGCCCGTCCTTCCTGCGCAAGCTGTTGATGACGAAGCTTGAAGGCACAGAGATCGCCCAGCTGTTGGAAGAGTTTCATCTCCTTTCGCGATAG
- a CDS encoding F0F1 ATP synthase subunit gamma, whose product MSDRLAEIGQRIETVRQLGAVVNAMQGIAAQRAHQARALLPAVRRYAETARTAIGQARRLDEPLARFPARAVGGARGGLILFGAEQGFAGAFPEQLLDGAAADMQDRHILLIGARTATLAAERGLRIAWSASMPSKADALPALATSIIDALYDYLDEVGAVPITMAYPVWSSGKGVSIVRASLLPLDLDTFPASTADLPPLVNINAADLIGDLTAEYVFAHICAAAVETFVAENEARLRTMATARSHIDRKGEALRLEERLTRQDQITSEVVELSGGRHRRE is encoded by the coding sequence ATGAGCGATCGCCTCGCCGAGATCGGCCAGCGGATCGAGACCGTCCGCCAGCTCGGTGCGGTGGTCAACGCCATGCAGGGCATCGCCGCGCAGCGGGCGCATCAGGCGCGCGCGCTGCTGCCTGCGGTGCGACGCTATGCGGAGACCGCCCGCACCGCCATTGGCCAGGCGCGCCGCCTTGACGAGCCACTGGCGCGTTTTCCGGCGCGGGCGGTCGGTGGTGCGAGAGGCGGCCTTATCCTGTTCGGTGCGGAGCAAGGCTTTGCCGGGGCCTTTCCGGAGCAGCTGCTCGACGGCGCCGCGGCCGACATGCAGGACAGGCATATTCTTCTGATTGGCGCGCGCACGGCCACGCTTGCGGCCGAGCGCGGTCTGCGCATCGCATGGAGCGCGAGCATGCCGAGCAAGGCCGATGCGCTGCCCGCACTCGCGACAAGCATCATCGACGCGCTGTACGACTATCTGGACGAGGTCGGCGCGGTGCCCATCACCATGGCTTATCCGGTCTGGAGCAGCGGCAAGGGCGTCTCGATCGTGCGCGCGAGCCTCCTGCCGCTCGACCTCGACACTTTCCCCGCGTCCACGGCGGATTTGCCGCCGCTCGTCAATATCAACGCGGCGGACCTTATCGGCGACCTGACCGCGGAATATGTCTTCGCCCACATCTGCGCGGCTGCGGTCGAGACGTTCGTCGCCGAGAATGAGGCACGGCTGCGCACCATGGCGACCGCCCGCAGCCACATCGATCGCAAGGGCGAGGCCCTGCGCCTCGAGGAGCGCCTCACGCGTCAGGATCAGATCACCAGTGAAGTCGTCGAACTGAGCGGCGGGCGACATCGGCGAGAATGA
- a CDS encoding F0F1 ATP synthase subunit alpha yields MPGSPEDWLTQAQSCITRANLGPRVDAIGRVESIGDGVAMVSGLPDARLDELLYFARGQTGFVHTLDRDRIGCVLLDDAAQVEAGDTVTGSGEVVRVPVGEALLGRVVDPLGRPLDGGAPIRARRFDPVERPAPAIIERDLVVQPVQTGTLAIDAMFAIGRGQRELILGDRATGKTALAVDTIINQRTSDMICVYVAIGQKSSAVARVVDQVRRHGAPDRTIFVVASPAAAPGLQWIAPFAGFTMAEYFRDGGGHAVVVLDDLTKHAATHREIALLTGQPPGREAYPGDVFFLHSRLLERAARLSTEKGGGSLTALPIAETDAGNVSAYIPTNLISITDGQIILDAKLFAQGHKPAIDVGTSVSRVGGKTQLRVLRDASGTMRLDYAQFLELEMFTRFGEQPEPRVRAQIERGKRLRALLVQPLSSPLRVVDQVALVVALGEGLLDGMAVSEISSLRTRLPAWIDDHVPDLCAQIERTGQIDTAQRSALMTTVKALIESQPAGSAS; encoded by the coding sequence ATGCCCGGATCGCCTGAAGACTGGCTGACGCAGGCCCAGAGCTGCATCACGCGCGCCAATCTCGGGCCGCGTGTCGATGCAATTGGCCGGGTGGAATCGATCGGCGACGGCGTTGCCATGGTCTCGGGCCTTCCGGACGCGCGCCTCGACGAATTGCTCTATTTCGCCCGGGGCCAGACCGGATTCGTCCACACGCTCGACCGGGACCGGATCGGCTGCGTGCTGCTCGACGATGCCGCCCAGGTGGAGGCAGGAGACACCGTAACCGGCTCGGGCGAGGTGGTGCGCGTGCCGGTTGGCGAGGCATTGCTTGGCCGAGTCGTCGATCCGCTCGGCCGTCCGCTCGATGGGGGCGCGCCGATCCGGGCCAGGCGCTTCGATCCTGTCGAACGGCCGGCGCCGGCGATCATCGAACGCGACCTCGTCGTCCAGCCGGTGCAGACCGGCACGCTCGCAATCGATGCGATGTTCGCCATCGGCCGGGGGCAGCGCGAACTCATTCTCGGCGACCGCGCCACAGGCAAGACGGCGCTCGCGGTCGACACGATCATCAACCAGCGCACCAGCGACATGATCTGCGTCTATGTCGCGATCGGCCAGAAAAGCTCGGCGGTCGCGCGCGTGGTCGACCAGGTGCGGCGGCATGGCGCGCCGGACCGCACCATCTTCGTCGTGGCGAGCCCCGCCGCGGCGCCGGGGCTGCAATGGATCGCGCCGTTCGCGGGCTTCACGATGGCCGAGTATTTTCGGGATGGTGGCGGCCATGCGGTGGTGGTGCTCGACGATCTCACCAAGCATGCCGCGACCCATCGCGAGATCGCCCTGCTGACCGGACAGCCGCCCGGGCGCGAGGCCTATCCCGGCGACGTCTTTTTCCTCCATTCCCGCCTGCTCGAACGTGCGGCGCGTCTCTCGACGGAGAAGGGGGGCGGTTCGCTCACGGCTCTGCCGATCGCGGAGACCGATGCCGGCAACGTCAGCGCCTATATCCCGACCAATCTGATCTCGATCACCGACGGTCAGATTATTCTCGACGCGAAGCTGTTCGCGCAGGGGCACAAGCCCGCCATCGATGTGGGCACGAGCGTGAGCCGGGTCGGCGGCAAGACGCAGCTTCGCGTCCTGCGCGACGCGAGCGGGACCATGCGCCTCGACTATGCGCAGTTCCTCGAGCTCGAGATGTTCACCCGCTTCGGCGAGCAGCCCGAGCCGCGTGTCCGCGCCCAGATCGAACGCGGCAAGCGCTTGCGCGCCTTGCTCGTGCAACCGCTGTCGAGTCCACTACGGGTCGTCGACCAGGTGGCGCTGGTCGTGGCGCTCGGCGAAGGGTTGCTCGATGGCATGGCGGTCTCGGAGATATCGTCGCTCCGCACGCGGCTGCCCGCCTGGATCGACGATCACGTCCCCGATCTATGCGCGCAGATCGAGCGGACTGGACAGATCGACACCGCGCAGCGGTCCGCTCTGATGACGACGGTGAAAGCGCTGATCGAAAGCCAGCCGGCCGGTTCTGCATCATGA
- a CDS encoding F0F1 ATP synthase subunit B family protein: MRIDWWTLALQAVNVLILVWLLGRFLFRPVMDAIAARQASAQALLDEAREAKDRAQAEAQALKTQNDGFVADAAARRAEIRTEAEAERQRLLAQARLEADAVVEQGHAAIDAERGRVAAQWREKAANLAASMAGTLLARLPPEQTVQAMVDALKARLGDLSEADRRSLAAAGPVTVATPAPLTADLQTQVARALGEILPDTATPIFAVDPDLIAGAELRTPHAVVRNSWRADLDAMVESLNEDDHARIA; this comes from the coding sequence ATGCGGATCGACTGGTGGACGCTCGCGCTGCAGGCGGTCAATGTCCTCATCCTCGTGTGGCTGCTCGGACGCTTCCTATTCCGTCCGGTGATGGATGCCATCGCTGCCCGCCAGGCATCGGCCCAGGCGCTGCTCGACGAAGCGCGGGAGGCAAAGGACCGGGCACAGGCCGAAGCGCAGGCGCTCAAAACGCAGAATGACGGCTTCGTCGCGGATGCGGCGGCTCGCCGCGCCGAGATCCGGACCGAGGCCGAAGCGGAGCGCCAGCGCCTCCTCGCGCAGGCCAGGCTCGAGGCGGACGCCGTCGTCGAGCAAGGCCATGCGGCGATCGATGCCGAACGCGGGCGGGTGGCGGCGCAGTGGCGGGAAAAGGCAGCGAACCTCGCCGCCTCGATGGCAGGCACGTTGCTCGCTCGTCTCCCGCCCGAGCAGACGGTGCAGGCCATGGTCGACGCGCTCAAGGCGCGGCTCGGAGACCTTTCCGAGGCGGATCGCCGCAGCCTGGCGGCCGCCGGGCCCGTCACCGTCGCGACGCCCGCGCCGCTGACGGCCGATCTGCAGACGCAGGTAGCGCGCGCGCTTGGCGAAATCCTGCCGGATACCGCGACCCCGATCTTCGCAGTCGATCCAGATCTCATCGCCGGCGCGGAGCTTCGCACGCCCCACGCCGTCGTGCGCAACAGCTGGCGCGCCGATCTCGACGCCATGGTTGAGAGCCTCAATGAAGACGATCATGCCCGGATCGCCTGA
- a CDS encoding F0F1 ATP synthase subunit C, with product MNWIHLASILGAAFAISIGAIAPALGQGRAVAAAMDAIARQPEAANTVSRTLFVGLAMIETMAIYCLVIALLLLFANPFA from the coding sequence ATGAACTGGATCCATCTCGCCAGCATCCTCGGAGCCGCTTTCGCGATCTCGATCGGCGCAATCGCCCCGGCGCTCGGGCAGGGCAGGGCCGTCGCCGCCGCGATGGACGCGATCGCGCGCCAGCCCGAAGCCGCCAACACCGTCTCGCGCACGCTGTTCGTGGGCCTCGCGATGATCGAGACGATGGCGATCTACTGCCTCGTGATCGCGCTGCTGCTGCTCTTCGCCAACCCGTTCGCCTGA
- a CDS encoding F0F1 ATP synthase subunit A encodes MKFASPLESHVLFPIGPVPISQPVATTWGIMAFLTIGSWLLTRRLALRPTRAQAALELVVETVAGQIRETMEAEPQRYLPLIGTLFLFLLVANWSSLIPGVEPPTATLETDAALALIVFGATLWFGVRALGPRAYLATFARPSILLAPLNIVELFTRSFSLMVRLFGNVMSGVFMIGVVLSLAGLLVPIPLMALEMLTGAVQAYIFGALAMVFIGSAISENGARPPSKQESPA; translated from the coding sequence ATGAAATTCGCGTCACCACTTGAAAGCCATGTGCTGTTCCCGATCGGTCCGGTGCCGATCAGCCAGCCGGTCGCCACGACCTGGGGCATCATGGCCTTCCTTACAATCGGAAGCTGGCTGCTGACCCGCCGCCTTGCGTTACGCCCAACCCGAGCCCAAGCGGCGCTCGAGCTGGTCGTCGAGACCGTCGCCGGCCAGATCCGCGAGACGATGGAGGCGGAACCGCAGCGTTATCTGCCGCTGATCGGCACGCTGTTCCTGTTCCTGCTGGTCGCCAACTGGTCGTCGCTGATCCCCGGCGTCGAGCCGCCGACCGCGACCCTCGAAACCGACGCGGCGCTGGCGCTGATCGTCTTCGGCGCGACGCTCTGGTTCGGCGTCCGCGCGCTCGGGCCCAGGGCCTATCTCGCGACCTTCGCGCGCCCCTCGATCCTGCTCGCCCCGCTCAATATCGTCGAGCTCTTCACCCGCAGCTTCTCGCTGATGGTGCGCCTGTTCGGCAACGTCATGAGCGGCGTCTTCATGATCGGCGTCGTGCTGAGCCTCGCCGGGCTGCTCGTCCCGATCCCGCTCATGGCGCTCGAAATGCTGACCGGCGCGGTCCAGGCCTACATTTTCGGCGCGCTCGCCATGGTCTTTATCGGGAGCGCTATCAGCGAGAACGGCGCCCGCCCGCCATCCAAACAGGAGTCCCCCGCATGA
- a CDS encoding ATP synthase subunit I has translation MSQLSPILFLALGFAVGLAHFAAIAREADLVTHGGPASRAILLRLGRLAVTILVLVIASRQGWPALLAATTGFMGGRQIMLHRLGGAR, from the coding sequence ATGAGCCAGCTCTCCCCCATCCTGTTCCTGGCCCTCGGATTTGCGGTCGGCCTCGCCCATTTCGCGGCCATCGCCAGAGAAGCCGACCTCGTCACCCATGGCGGCCCGGCATCGCGCGCGATCCTGCTCAGGCTCGGGCGTCTCGCCGTCACTATTCTGGTTCTCGTCATCGCCAGCCGGCAAGGGTGGCCGGCGCTTCTTGCCGCTACAACCGGCTTCATGGGCGGGCGCCAGATCATGCTCCACCGGCTCGGAGGCGCCCGATGA
- a CDS encoding AtpZ/AtpI family protein → MTADKPEQPIVEAIRTRAERRRLAQRLPSVARNLGQIGVLGWQIVLPALVGLAIGRWLDHRLDSGIFWTAPLLLVGLALGCWSGWRWMHRQ, encoded by the coding sequence GTGACCGCGGACAAGCCCGAGCAGCCGATCGTCGAAGCCATCCGGACCCGCGCGGAACGGCGGCGGCTTGCGCAGCGGCTTCCTTCCGTCGCCCGCAATCTCGGCCAGATCGGCGTGCTCGGCTGGCAGATCGTCCTGCCCGCGCTGGTCGGTCTCGCGATCGGCCGCTGGCTCGACCACCGGCTGGATAGCGGCATCTTCTGGACCGCGCCGCTCCTGCTCGTCGGGCTCGCCCTCGGCTGCTGGTCGGGCTGGCGCTGGATGCACCGGCAATGA